In Lytechinus variegatus isolate NC3 chromosome 18, Lvar_3.0, whole genome shotgun sequence, a single genomic region encodes these proteins:
- the LOC121431614 gene encoding zinc finger protein 14-like isoform X5, translating into MFTVAYRPKKKEWKEKASGSQQNKNYGRCIKEERKDEGDTALDGNGGSCKCEMTESSGTVCSHYKKLDGTSIKEERIDEGDTCSALGGNSGSCECEMTECTGTVRSHCKKIDGTSVKEERTDGGDSVPDGNNGSSECKMTISSGTVCSHYKKIDGTSIKVERIDEGDTALGGNNGSCECEMIESTGTVRSHCKKIDGTSVKEERTDGGDSVPDGNNGSSERKMTISTGTVCSHYKKIDGTSIKVERIDEGDTALGGNNGSCECEMIESAGTVCSHCKKKCKITDTNAKTLQCFFCDCFFSEENQLTKHLQNHVGVLNSDTFQCSHCNESFLSNSDLVKHEKICNKKIDECNQSAILFSIMEGEKMRRKTHVKEQNGQTVKALCLIDHNCKRESQSPTEGNPKENSFECQLCNSIYKTQSDLDNHVHVKEMSTQTVYPWSKSYECKHCGKKFIQSGHLSEHIKIHTKEMPFHCTYCGKKFDRKSHLNEHIKVHTKERPHLCKYCGKKFNKINHLKQHIEIHTKEKPYECTYCGKKFTRKWVLRRHIKIHTNEKEKPHECKHCGKKFTQSVHLSEHIRIHTKEKPFECTHCGKKFIRKWHLIRHIRIHTQEKPYACKHCGKKFIQSSQLGKHIKIHTKEMPFHCTYCRKKINRKSNVNEHIKVHTKERPHLCKYCGKKFITSSHLNRHIDIHTKEKPYECTYCGNKFLRKGDLRIHIQIHTQEKPYECKLCGKKFITSSNLNQHIDIHTKKKPYECTYCDKKFLRKWALSRHIRIHTQEKPYECKHCGKKFIQSGQLGKHIKIHSNDMPFHCT; encoded by the exons ATGTTCACAGTTGCGTacagaccaaaaaaaaaggaatggaaagagAAGG CATCTGGATCTCAGCAGAACAAAAATTACGGCAGATGCATTAAAGAGGAGAGAAAAGATGAAGGAGATACTGCCCTTGATGGAAACGGTGGATCTTGTAAATGTGAGATGACAGAATCTTCAGGAACTGTGTGTTCACACTATAAGAAACTAGATGGGACGAGCATTAAAGAGGAGAGAATAGATGAAGGAGATACATGTAGTGCCCTTGGTGGAAACAGTGGATCATGTGAATGTGAGATGACAGAATGTACAGGAACTGTGCGTTCACACTGTAAGAAAATAGATGGGACAAGCGTCAAAGAGGAGAGAACAGATGGAGGAGATAGTGTCCCTGATGGAAACAATGGATCAAGTGAATGTAAGATGACAATATCTTCAGGAACTGTGTGTTCACACTATAAGAAAATAGATGGGACAAGCATTAAAGTGGAGAGAATAGATGAAGGAGATACTGCCCTTGGTGGAAACAATGGATCATGTGAATGTGAGATGATAGAATCTACAGGAACTGTGCGTTCACACTGTAAGAAAATAGATGGGACAAGCGTCAAAGAGGAGAGAACAGATGGAGGAGATAGTGTCCCTGATGGAAACAATGGATCAAGTGAACGTAAGATGACAATATCTACAGGAACTGTGTGTTCACACTATAAGAAAATAGATGGGACAAGCATTAAAGTGGAGAGAATAGATGAAGGAGATACTGCCCTTGGTGGAAACAATGGATCATGTGAATGTGAGATGATAGAATCTGCAGGAACTGTGTGTTCACACTGTAAGAAGAAGTGTAAAATAACCGACACAAATGCCAAAACACTTCAATGTTTCTTTTGTGATTGCTTTTTTTCTGAAGAAAACCAGCTTACAAAACATCTCCAAAATCATGTTGGTGTATTGAATTCAGACACATTTCAATGTTCACATTGTAACGAGTCGTTTTTGTCCAATTCTGACCTTGtgaaacatgaaaaaatatgtaataagaAAATTGATGAATGCAATCAAAGtgcaattttattttctataatgGAGGGTGAAAAGATGCGTAGAAAAACCCATGTCAAAGAACAAAATGGTCAAACAGTCAAAGCATTGTGTCTAATAGATCATAATTGCAAACGTGAATCACAATCTCCAACAGAAGGAAATCCTAAAGAAAATAGCTTTGAATGTCAACTTTGTAACAGCATTTATAAAACACAGTCAGATCTTGACAATCATGTACATGTTAAAGAAATGtcaacccaaactgtgtatccATGGTCAAAGTCTTATGAATGCAAACATTgtggcaagaaattcatccaaaGTGGTCATCTAAGTGAACACATTAAAATTCATACAAAAGAGATGCCCTTTCATTGCACTTATTGTGGCAAAAAATTTGACAGAAAAAGTCATCTGAATGAACATATAAAAGTTCACACAAAGGAGAGACCTCATCTATGCAAATATTGTGGCAagaaattcaacaaaattaatcatCTCAAACAACACATTGAAATTCACACCAAAGAGAAGCCTTATGAATGCACATATTGtggcaagaaatttaccagaaaATGGGTTCTAAGAAGACATATTAAAATTCACacaaatgaaaaggaaaagcCTCATGAATGCAAACATTGTGGCAAGAAATTCACCCAAAGTGTTCATCTAAGTGAGCACATTAGAATTCACACCAAAGAGAAGCCTTTTGAATGCACACATtgtggcaagaaatttatcagaaAATGGCATCTAATTAGACATATTAGAATTCATACACAGGAAAAGCCTTATGCATGCAAACATTgtggcaagaaattcatccaaaGTAGTCAGCTAGGTAAACACATTAAAATTCATACAAAAGAGATGCCCTTTCATTGCACTTATTGTCGcaaaaaaatcaacagaaaaaGTAATGTGAATGAACACATAAAAGTTCACACAAAGGAGAGACCTCATCTATGCAAATATTGTGGCAAAAAATTCATCACAAGTAGTCATTTAAATCGTCACATTGATATTCACACCAAAGAGAAGCCTTATGAATGTACATATTGTGGCAATAAATTTCTCAGAAAAGGGGATCTAAGAATACACATTCAAATTCACACACAGGAAAAGCCATATGAATGCAAACTTTGTGGCAAGAAATTCATCACAAGTAGTAATTTAAATCAACACATTGATATTCACACCAAAAAGAAGCCTTATGAATGCACATATTGTGACAAGAAATTTCTCAGAAAATGGGCTCTAAGTAGACATATTAGAATTCACACACAAGAAAAGCCATATGAATGCAAACATTgtggcaagaaattcatccaaaGTGGTCAGCTAGGTAAACAcattaaaatccattcaaaCGATATGCCCTTTCATTGCACTTAA